From a region of the Streptomyces tirandamycinicus genome:
- a CDS encoding cystathionine gamma-synthase, which yields MTDQHGFETLAIHAGNTADPLTGAVVPPIYQVSTYKQDGVGGLRGGYEYSRSANPTRTALEENLAALEGGRRGLAFASGLAAEDCLLRALLVPGDHVVIPNDAYGGTFRLFAKVVQRWGVEYSVADTSDPASVRAALTDRTKVIWVETPSNPLLGITDIAAVADIARSAGAKLVVDNTFASPYLQQPLALGADVVVHSLTKYMGGHSDVVGGALVVADAGLGEELAYHQNAMGAVAGPFDSWIVLRGIKTLAVRMDRHSENAARVAEMLSGHPKVTRVLYPGLEEHPGHEIAAKQMKGFGGMVSFRVQGGEEAAVEVCNRARLFTLGESLGGVESLIEHPGRMTHASVAGSALEVPADLVRLSVGIESADDLLADLQQALGG from the coding sequence ATGACTGACCAGCACGGTTTCGAGACCCTCGCCATCCACGCGGGCAACACCGCCGACCCGCTGACCGGCGCTGTCGTCCCGCCCATCTACCAGGTGTCCACCTACAAGCAGGACGGTGTGGGCGGACTGCGCGGCGGTTACGAGTACAGCCGCAGCGCCAACCCGACCCGCACGGCGCTGGAGGAGAACCTCGCGGCCCTGGAAGGCGGCCGCCGCGGCCTCGCCTTCGCCTCCGGGCTCGCCGCCGAGGACTGCCTGCTGCGCGCGCTTCTGGTACCGGGGGACCACGTGGTGATCCCGAACGACGCCTACGGCGGAACGTTCCGTCTGTTCGCCAAGGTGGTGCAGCGCTGGGGCGTGGAGTACTCGGTGGCGGACACCTCCGACCCCGCCTCGGTGCGCGCCGCCCTCACCGACCGCACGAAGGTGATCTGGGTCGAGACCCCGTCCAACCCGCTGCTCGGCATCACCGACATCGCCGCCGTCGCGGACATCGCCCGTTCGGCCGGGGCGAAGCTCGTCGTGGACAACACCTTCGCCAGCCCGTACCTGCAGCAGCCGCTCGCGCTCGGTGCGGACGTGGTGGTGCACTCGCTCACCAAGTACATGGGCGGGCACTCCGACGTGGTCGGCGGGGCGCTCGTGGTGGCCGACGCCGGCCTCGGCGAGGAACTGGCGTACCACCAGAACGCGATGGGAGCGGTGGCCGGGCCGTTCGACTCGTGGATCGTGCTGCGCGGCATCAAGACGCTCGCGGTCCGCATGGACCGCCACAGCGAGAACGCGGCGCGGGTCGCGGAGATGCTCAGCGGCCACCCCAAGGTGACGCGCGTGCTGTACCCGGGGCTGGAGGAGCACCCGGGGCACGAGATCGCGGCCAAGCAGATGAAGGGCTTCGGCGGCATGGTCTCGTTCCGGGTCCAGGGCGGCGAGGAGGCGGCCGTGGAGGTCTGCAACCGGGCCAGGCTGTTCACGCTCGGCGAGTCCCTGGGCGGTGTCGAGTCCCTGATCGAGCACCCGGGCCGGATGACGCACGCCAGCGTCGCCGGCTCCGCGCTGGAGGTCCCGGCGGACCTGGTGCGGCTGTCGGTGGGCATCGAGTCGGCGGACGATCTGCTGGCCGACCTGCAGCAGGCGCTGGGCGGATGA